GATTTCGGTCGAGGATGCGAACGACGGCACGAACGACGCCGACGCCAGCGAGGACACTGGCGACGAAGGAAACGGGTCCGAGGGCGGCGACGACGACGCCGACGTGTAGTCAAAACGGGTTCCTGCAAGCCGTTTCGCGAGTCGATATTACTAAACCTACCCGCGCCGTTGCCCGGGATATGAATGTCGCGCTGGGGGGAACGTTCGACCCGATTCACGACGGACACCGCGCGCTGTTCGAACGCGCATTCGAACTCGGGGACGTGACAGTTGGCCTCACCAGCGACGACCTCGCGCCGAAGACGCGCCACGACCAGCGCCACGTTCGGCCGTTCAGCGAACGGAAATCTGCACTCGCCGACGAACTCGCGACGCTCGCCGCCGACCAGGGCCGCGAATGGGCGGTCCGGGAACTCACCGAGCCGACCGGTATCGCCACGGAGCCGCAGTTCGACACGCTCGTCGTCTCGCCCGAGACGGAGACCGGCGGCCGCCGCATCAACGAGATCCGCGAGGAGCGGGGCCACGACCCGCTCGAAATCGAAGTCGTCCCGCACGTCCGCGCCGAGGACGGCGACATCATCTCTTCGACCCGGATCGTCGAGGGCGAAATCGACGAACACGGGAACCTCACGCCGAACCGCACCGGCCGTCAGAACATTTCGTAGCTACCAGCCCGGCGCTTCCAGCCCGGCCGTCTCCAGCAAGTCCTTCCAGCGCTGTTGAATCGTCAACCGGGAGACGCCAGTCGCCTCCGCGACAGCGGACTGGGACCGCTCCTCACCAGCGACCAGCGCGGCGACGTACACGCTGGCAGCCATTGTCGCCTGTTTCGACCGGTCTTCGTCCGGAACTGTCGAGAGAAACAGGTCGACCGCGTGGGACCGCGCCTCCGTCCCGAGGTCGAGCCTATCCGACGCGGCTTCGATGTCGGAGAGCCACTCGTCGTGCTCGATTCGGTCGCTGGCGCGGTACATACGAGTTCGTTGTTCCCCATCCTACCTAAACCTTCGTCGCCCGCAAGCGAAGGGTTCTTGATGCCAACGCGGATACCGACTGGTGCGCGCGGGTTGCCGAGCCAGGCCAAAGGCGTAGCGCTTAGGACGCTATCCCGTAGGGGTCCGCCGGTTCGAATCCGGTCCCGCGCATTCTTGCTGCGAGCAAACCGCGAGCAGCAGAATCGCCAGCGGATTCCGAACCCTGGGAGTCGCAGCGGCCGAGCAACGCGAGGCCGACCGTCTCCATCCGGTTCGAATCCGGTCCCGCACACCGCTCTACCCGAACAGTTACTGGGGCGATAGCATCCACCGCCTCTACTGGCTGATTCTCACACCGCAGGAATCACAACTGCCGCTTATGAGGAGTGTCCGCGTCGTTCCAAACGAGGGACTGACGATGTCGGTGTATGACCCACTCCGTGACCCGTCTGCTCGCCCCGCGGGATCGACTCGGTTTGAGTATGCGGTCGACGATGCGGACAATCCGACCGAGCTCACCGTCTTCAGCGATCAGGACGATGAGCTCCCCACCCACTGGATTTCGGTCGACATCGAGCACGCCGTCGCGCTCGACGAGATGCGGTGAGCGAGGAGTGGGCTCGCTCAGGGTCGTGTCTGTTTGTTTTTGACGACAGAAGGGACAGCGAACGCTCTGGAAGCGTTGTGTCCGAAGTAAGTTTGCGTGGGTGCAGTCCCAAGGGAATGCACCTGCACTCTGAGAGTGCGTGGGACCGGATTCGAACCGGAGCAAGAAATGCTCGCTCACAGCAGTTCGCTGTGCGTTCCTCGCAAGGTTCGAATTCGCTCCGACCGACTTACCGAGCGCTCACGATATGTTCGCGCTCAGAGAATGCGTGGGACCGGATTCGAACCGGCGGACCCCTACGGGACAGCGCCCTCAACGCTGCGCCGTTGGCCTGGCTTGGCTACCCACGCGCGCTCTTGCTGAGTGCATTCAATCGTTCCCGGTGGGATAATAAAAGCGCTTTCGTTTGGACCCGCCCCGGGAGGGTGTGTCACTCGCGCGAACCGGACGTTTGAAATATCACGAAACCGCTACGGGGGGCATGGCCAAATACTCGACCGGCAGTAGTGGCGATAGCGCCGGCGGGAGCTGTGAGCTCTGCGGTAGCGACGGCGGCGACCTCCAGACCGCGAACGTCGCTGGTGCGACCCTCCAGGTGTGTGACAGCTGTGCGCGTGACCACGGGGAAAACGAGCGAACGACGGGCAGTGACAGCTCGCGCGACGAGCAGAACCGGAAACGCAAAGCCGCGCAGAACGCGGCGAAGATGCAAGACGCACAGCAGGCCGATGCCTCCCACTGGGAGGACGGCGCTGATTACGACGACGACCAGCTCCCGTATCTGGTCAGCAAGTACGGCGAGCGCGTGACGGAGGCGCGTCAGGGCGAGGGCCTCCAGACAGGTGAGTTGGCCGAGGAGCTCGATCTTGACGAAGCGGACATCCTCGCTGTCGAGCAGGGGCGCGCGACGCAGGCGAACGTCGGTGGGTCGACGATCAAGGCGCTCGAACAGTACCTCGACATCGACCTCGTCGAGTCCAACTGACCCCGAATATTTTCGTGACTCCGCTGTAACGGTCGGTATGGATCTCTCCGCTGCACAGCGAGCCATCCGTGACACCGTTCGAGAGTTCGCGGTCGAGGACATCCGTCCGAAAGCCGCCGATGCCGACCGCGAGCAGTCCTTTCCCGAAGAGTGCTGGGACGGGCTCGCGGATATCGACATCACTGGGCTGACGACACCGGCCGAATACGGCGGCTTCGACGCCGACAAGCCGACGTACGCGCTGGTCAACGAGGAACTCGCGTACGGGTCGCTCGCGGTCGCGACGGCGCTGTCGGTCCACTGTCTCGCGACCTCGTGTATCGCACAGTTCGGCTCCAAAGCAGTGCAGGACGACTGGCTCCCCGACATGGCCGACGGCCGCCCGGTCGGCGCGTTCGCGCTCTCGGAGCCACAGGCCGGGTCGAATCCGCGGGAGATGTCGACCACCGCCCGGCGCGACGGCGACGAGTACGTCATCGACGGCGAGAAGCAGTGGATTACCAACGGCAAGCGGTCGGGCGTCGTCATCGTCTTCGCGAAGACCGACCCCGACGACCCGGACTCGATAACGCAGTTTCTGGTGCCGAAAGACACCGACGGGCTCACCGTCGGCGAGAAAGAGGACAAACTCGGCCTCCGCGCGAGCGACACGACTCCGCTCCAGTTCGACGGCGTCCGCGTGCCCGAGCGCTACCAACTGACCGAGGAGGGCAAGGGACTGGCCGCGGCGCTGTCGATTCTGACGACCGGTCGGGTCGCCATCGCCGCGCAGGCCGTCGGACTCGCACAGTCCGCGCTCGACGAGGCCCTCGACTACGCGCAGGAGCGCGAGCAGTTCGACCAGCCGATCAGCGAGTTCCAGACGATTCAGCACAAGCTCGCGGACATGGCGACGAACGTGCAGGCGGCGCGGCTGTTGACGTGGGACGCCGCAAAGCAACTGGAACGCGGCGAGCGAGCGAGAGCGGCGGCGAGCATGGCGAAGTACTTCGCGAGCGAGACGGCGGTGGACGTAGCCAACGAGGCGATTCAGATCCACGGCGGCTACGGCTACACGACGGACTACCCCGTCGAGCGCTTCTACCGCGATGCGAAGGTGACGACCATCTATGAGGGGACCAGCGAAATCCAGCAGAACATTATCGCACAGGACTTGCTGGAGTAGGCTCGACGGGGCGAAGCGGTTTTGCGGGCGTCGGCCCTATCGCTTGGTGTGACACACGACGCCGTCATCTACGACCTCGACGGGACGCTCGTCAGGCTGGCCGTCGACTGGGCTACGGTGACCAGCGACGTCGCGACGGTCCTGCGGGAACGAAACGTCGACCCCGAGAACCGCGACCTCTGGGAGATGCTGACGCTGTCATCCGAGACCGGCCACCGTGACGCCGTCGAGGCGGCGATCACCGACCACGAGCGGACCGGGGCGCACGAGTCGGAGCGACTGACCCTCGCCGACGGCCTCCCACACAGCGTCCCCGTCGGCGTGTGCTCGCTCAACGCCGAGGAGGCGTGTCGGGCCGCGCTGGATGTCCATGGCCTCGACGGTCACGTTGGGCCGGTCGTCGGCCGTGACACCGTCGAGTCACCGAAACCTGACCCGGAGGGTCTGCTGGCGATTGCCGAAGAAATCGGGGTCGACCCTGGCGCGGCCGTGTTCGTCGGCGATTCAGAGAGCGACGCGACGGCCGCCCGGCGGGCCGGGATGGCATTCGAGTGGGCGAGCGAGTTCGATCAAGCCCGGTATCGCGCGTAGAGGTAGACGCAGACGGCCGTCAGGAACCAGATGAGTGCGCCGACGCGGACCGCGAACATCGCCCGCGCGGTCCAGGTCTGGAGCGTGACCGCGGTCGACGCGAGCACAACGAGCGGCGAGCCGACCAATATCGTCGTCACGAACGTGACCTGCATCACCCACCCGAAGTCCACGCCGTCCGGGTCCGTCTTCTCGACTGTTGGCACGGCTGATGGTACAGCTAGGTGCGGCAAGCACCTTGCGGTTTCCTGTGCGAACTGCGCAACCCGAACAGGTAAGGCGCAGGCGCGCCCCCGCTCGGATATGCCAACTGTCCGGGATCTGCAGGCGATGGCTGGTGAGGAGCCGATCACGATGCTGACAGCGTACGACGCCGTGACCGCGAGCATCGTTGACGACACCGGCGTGGACGTCATTCTCGTCGGCGACAGCATGGGGAACGCCGTCCTCGGCCACGACGACACGCTCCCGGTCACGCTCGACGAGATGGCCTCACGGGTCGGCGCGGTCGCACGCGGTGCGGACGACGCGCTGGTCGTCGCCGATATGCCGTTTCTCTCCTTCGGCACGGACGAGAGCGAGAGCATCCAGAACTGCGGGCGGATGCTGAAAGAAGAGGGCGCAAACGCGGTCAAGCTCGAATCAGGGCCACATACGGTCGAGCTGACCGAGCGGCTGACGGAGCTGGGCATCCCGACGATGGCCCACCTCGGACTCACGCCACAGAGCGTGAACCAGACCGGCTACACGAGGCAGGCGACCGGCCGCGAGGAGGCAGAGGAGATCCTCGACCTCGCGCGGGAACACGAGGCCGCCGGCGCGTTCGCGCTGGTGCTCGAACACATCCCGGCCAACCTCGCCGCCCAGGTCACCGAGGCCGTCGACATCCCGACTATCGGCATCGGAGCCGGCGGCGACTGTGACGGGCAAGTGCTCGTGTTCACCGATGTGGTCGGCCTCTCCGAGTCCAGCCCGCCTTTCGCCGAGCAGTTCGGCGACGTTCGCGGCGAAGTCGCCGACGCTGTCGACGAGTACATCGACGCCGTCGAATCCGGCGAGTTCCCGGCTGAGTCCCACAGCCACACCGAGGGCGAACTCGACGACCTGTACTGACGCTTTTCACGCCTACTCAGCAGTCCGCTAGTCGGCCGAAGCCGTCTGATTCTCCATCCAGGCGTCGTAGGCGGACTGATTCTTGACGACGACGGTGGCGTTCATCTTGCTGTGGCCGGACCCGCACATCTCAGCGCAGTACAGCCGGTACTCGCCGGGTTCGGTCGCGTGCGTTCGGGCCGTTATCGTCCGGCTGGGGAAGACGTCCTGTTTGACGCCTAGTTGCGGGATGTAGATGGCGTGGATCACGTCCGTCGTCCGCAGCCTGAACGTGACGTTCCTGTCCGCTGGAAGGACCAGCCGTTCCTCCGTCGTGACGTTCGCTTCGGCGTAGGAGAACTCCCATCCCCACTGGTAGGCAAGCACGTCTATCTCCGTATCCTCCGCGAAGGCGTCGCCTCCGCCGGCGGATGCCTCGGCCGCTGCAGGCGTGATGTAGGGGTTAGCCATCACCACGAACGCCGAGATCCCGACAAAGACAAGTATTGCGCCCGTCGCGGCCGTCCAGGTCACCTCTAGCGCCGGGTCGTCGACCGTCGGTTGCGGGTCGTCGTTGTTCCGGAACCGGTAGATCACGTACACGAGCGTGAGTTCGACGAACAACGTCAACGGCAGAGCGACGTACAGGAGCTGTTCGTTGAGGTCGTCGATAGCCGCCCTGTTGACCGACTGCGCTGTGGCCGGGGCAGCAAGTAGCGAGAGCCCGACCACGACAAGGCCCGCCTGAATCACGCGTCGTCGGAGACGCATTGTCACACTGTACCAATCGCCGTGTCAAATAACTTGCCCAAGGTGATGACAGCTGACCGGTGACCCGTACTGGTGTCGGGTTCCCAGCGTAGTTTTATGAATGTGGGCGTGTCAATTATTGGTAACGTGTAGCATGACGAGACGAGCAATCGTTCCGGGACGGCACGTTACACACAGATGCTAAACAGGGCTATCGTTGAGGGAACTGCCCTGGCCGTGCTGGCGCTGTCGGTGCTTCTTCTGTGGCTCCGGGAGCGGCAGAAAGCACGACCGGAGAGCGACGGCGGCTACACGACCCGAGAGGAGATCGAATTCGAAATCGGTCGACTCCAGTCTGAAGTGTCCCGCTGGCTGACGACGACGGACCACCGGGACATCGGTCTGCTCTACATCGCTTTCGGCACCGCCGCCGGTCTGTGGGGTGGCGTCGACGCGATGATGCTCCGGACGGAACTGCTGACGCCGCCGGCGGACATCTGGACGCCGGAGACGTACAACGCGCTGTTTACAACGCACGGGCTGACGATGCTGATATTCTTCGTCCTGCCCGTGTTCTTCGGCATCGGGAACTACGTCCTGCCGCTCCTCATCGGAGCCGACGACATGGCGTTCCCGCGGGTCAACGCTATCGGGTTCTGGCTCCTGCCGCCGGCACTCATTATGGTCCGGATGGGACTCATGATCCAGGTCCTCGGCCAGGTTCTGAATCTGGTGCTCCCGGCGAACGCTATCCGGTTTTTCCTCACGATGCGCGAAGTGAGCATCGGCTGGACACTGTACGCACCACTGTCCGTGCAACAGCCCAATCCGCAGATAGACCTGCTGTTGCTCGGGTTGCACCTGAGCGGCATCGCCACGACGGTCGGCGCTATCAACTTCATCACCACAATCGTCTACGAACGTGGCGAGGGCGTCACCTGGGCGAACCTCGACATCTTCTCGTGGAACATGCTCGTCACGAGCGGGATTGCACTGTTCGCGTTCCCGCTGCTGGGGAGCGCGCTCGTGATGCTCCTGCTAGACCGGAACCTCGCGACGACGTTCTTTGCGACGGAAGGCGGTGGTGCTATCCTCTGGCAACACCTGTTCTGGTTCTGGGGCCACCCGGAGGTGTACATCCTCTTCCTCCCGGCGACGGGGCTGATGAGCCTTATCTTGCCGAAGTTCGTCGGCCGGAAACTCTTCGGCTACCAGTTCATCGTCTACTCGACGCTGGGGCTGGGCGTCCTCTCCTTCGGCGTCTGGGCGCATCATATGTTCACGACGAGCGCGGACCCGCGGGTCAAGCTGTCGTTCATGGCGGTTTCCATCGCTATCGCCGTTCCGAGCGCGATCAAGGTGTTCAACTGGATCACGACGATGTGGGAAGGGAACATCCGCCTGACTGCGCCGTTTATCCTCTGTGCTGGCGGGATAGGGACGTTCATCATCGGTGGCGTCACCGGCGTGTTCCTCGCAGTTATCCCGATCGACATCCTCTATCACGGCACCTACTACGTCGTCGGCCACTTCCATCTCATCGTCGTCGGCATCATCCCGTTCCTGATGATCGCCGCGAGCTACTACTGGTACCCGCTCATCACTGGTCGGTGGTACGACACGCGGATGGCGAGATTCCAGGCGCTGCTGATCGTCTTCGGCTCGTTCGTGACGTTCATGACATTGCTGGTCATCGGCGGGCTTGGGCTGCCGCGACGACAGGCCATCTACCCACCGGAGTACCAGTTCGCCCAGCAAATCGCGACCGTGGGCGGCTACATCATCGGCCTGAGCGCCCTGCTGTGGCTGTACAACATGCTCGTCTCTTACTGGCGGGGGACGCCCGTGTCGACGACGGACCCGTGGGGCCTGAAGGCGACGAGCCAGTTCACCCGCGAGTGGCAGTGGTTCGAACAGCACATGATGAACAAGTACGATATGGAGCCGACCGAGCCCGAGACGACACGGCGCTCCTACGCCCCTGAAGCCGAGCCGACCGGACTGGCCGGCGGCGTCGGTACCGTCGCCGAGACCGTCTCACGAAACGCCTGGATGGCCGCGGCTGGCGGGTTTGTCGGCACAGTCCTGATGAGCGGCGGGCTCATCACAGCGATACTCATCGGCGTCCTCGACCCGGTTTCCTTCAGTGAAATCGCCGAACTGGTCGGGCTGCCCGCGAGCCCGGCTATCGGGGCCGTGCTCTTCCTCGTCGGTGGGACCGTCACCTGGCCGCTCCTGTTCCTTGCGTTCTCCGACTACCTCCCCGGTCGCTTGCTGTTCGAGACCGGGCTGGTGTTCGCAACGCTGATATCCAGCGGGTTTGCTATCGCGTTCTACACCGGACAGAGCGGGCTCGCGTTTGTCGGGTACCTCACCTTCGTACTCGTCTCTCACTGGGCCTACGGCATCGGGCTAACCGTGACCTTCCAGTACCTCAAGTCGGACGAGACGCTTCGGACCCAGACCGACGGGGGCGGCTGACAGATGAGCGACGGCGCTGATTCGTTCGTCTTTCAGTATCTCGCGCCCTTCGTCGGCGTCTTGCTCATCGCGGTCGGTATCGCCGGAGCCGTGCCCGGCGGCTACGCGATTATCGAGCCGGACCTGGAGAACTGCGGGAACCCGACCATCGGTGTCGAATCACCCGAAGCAACGGCGGAGCGGTTCGGCGGGGACGAGCCGGGACCGCGGCTTCCGCAGTTGGCCTTCGACGACCTCTCCTCGGACGAACAGACGGCGTTCCTGACGGCCGTAGACGACCCGGTCGGTGAGGAGCAGGTCGTGGGTGACGTGCCCAACGCCGACGCCTTCCGCCGCGGGGCTCTCGTCACCTACGAGGGCGAGCAGTACTACGTGACCCTCGTCGCCGAGAACACCTGCTTTGCGGCCGCGCCGCTACAGTTCCCGCTGGGGGTGTTCGCCATCGCGCTCGGGTTCCTCGGCGTCCTGGCCCCGCCGCTGTACCGGCGGCTGGTGCGGTTGGAACAGCGGGCCGGCCGGTCAGAGTAGCGGTCCCTCGCTCGGTGTTCGCTCAGAGCGCAGCGCCGACGTACAGCACGACGACGAGGAACACCCACACGAGGTCGACGAAGTGCCAGTACAGCGACGTGGTCCGGATGGCGGTGTCGCGTTCGGGCGCGTAATGGCCCCGGAGCGCACGAGCGAAGGCGATAGCGAGCAGGAGCACGCCGAGGGCGACGTGGAGGCCGTGGAGGCCGGTCAGGCCGTAGAACGCGCTCCCGAACGCGCCGGAGCCGATGCTGAATCCCTCGACGGCGACGAACTCGTAGTACTCGTACACCTGTCCGGCGAGGAAGACGACGCCGAGCGCGAGCGTCACCCCGAGCAGGCCGAGGAACCGCTGTCGGTTTCCGCGTTCCAGCGCCTCGTGGCCGTAGTGGAGCGTTACGCTGCTTGCCAGCAGCAGCGCCGTGTTGATGACCACCAGCGAGCCAAGCAACGGCGGGAGGTGGGCCGGCGGCCACGACCCGGTCCGGATGAAGGCGTAGTAGACGAAGCCCGCCGAGAACGTCGCCACGTCTGAGACGAGAAACAGAATCATCGTCGTGGCGTACAGGTCGGAATCGCTGTCCCTGCGGTTCCGGACGTAATCGGCGATGAACGCCTCGTTGGCCCACCCGGCGAGTCCGGCCAGCAAGCCAACCGCACCAGCGCCGCCGAGTACAACTGGGACCACGGACGGGACCAGATCGAGCCCGACAAACACCAATCCGACGCCCAGGTACAGCGACGCAGCACCGATTGCAGCTATTAGGGGCCACCGACTCCGGTGTTCGTGGCCATTGTCGGCGGCGTGTTCAGTTGCCGTTTCCGTCGATCCAGCCATGTGAACCCGTAGCATCGGGGTTGGTAAAACGGTACCCCCGCGACTGACACGTCCATCGCCGGACTCACCCGAATCTTTATCATACCGTCAACCGACAGCGAGAGTGTGGTTTACGAGACGGGCAACCAAACGGTAGACGACGCTGTCGCACGCGTGCTGGACGGCGAACGCCTCGACCGACGGGACGGACTGGCTCTCATCGCACAGCCGGTCGACGACCTGGCAGCCGGGGCCGACTACGTGCGCACGCAACTGGGTGACGACACCGTCGACGCGTGTTCGATCGTAAACGCCAAAGCCGGGAACTGCGCGGAGGACTGTGGCTTCTGCGCCCAGTCGGTCCACTTCGACACCGGCATCGACAACTACGGCTTTCTCGGCCCCGAGAAGATACTGGAGGCCGCAAAGCGCGCCGAACGCGACGGCGCACAGCGGTTCGGTATCGTCGTCGCCGAGAAGGGCGTCTCGAAGGAGAACCGCCCCGAGGAGTGGGAGGAAGTCCTCGAAGCCATCCGCCTCGTCCGCGACGAGACGGACGTGGAGGTCGACGCGAGCCTCGGCATTCTGACCGAGGAGGAGGCCGCGATTCTGGCTGATGAAGGACTCAACCACTACAATCACAATATCGAGACCTCCCCCCGGTATTTCCCGGAGGTCGTCCAGACCCACACCTTCGAGAAGCGGGTCGAGACACTCCGGGTCGCCAAGGACGCCGGTATGGACCTCTGTGCCGGTGTCATCCTGGGGATGGGCGAGTCCCCGACCGATAGAGTCGACGCGGCGATGGCCCTGCAGGACATCGGCATCTCCTCGCTCCCGGTCAACATCCTGAATCCGGTCGCTGGGACCCCCATGGCCGAACAGGGGCTGCCCGACATCACGACCGAGGAAGTCGTCAAGACCATCGCAGTGTACCGCCTGCTCCATCCCGAGTCCCGCGTGCGCCTGACCGGCGGGCGCGAGGTCAATCTCGACACGGACGGGCAGGTGGCCGCGCTGGAGGCCGGTGCTGACGGCATCCTCACTGGTGATTATCTCACTACCGAGGGACAGACGGCGGCCGACGACCTCGAAATCATGGAAGAGGCCGGACTGGAACCCAACACGGAGGCCAACGAGTTCGACCCCGAGGCGGTCAAAGAACGCGCGGCCGACGAGACAGAAGCCGAGACGGCAGCAGGGACAGCACAGACCAAATCAGAGCTCAAATCCGACGACTGACAATGGACGACATACACTTTGCAGTGCTTGGAACCGGTGGTATCGGACGGCGGACGCTCGAAGTCTCACAGCACAAGGACGGCCTCACCGCCGTCGCGGCCTGTGACCGCAACGGCGTGGCTCTCGACCACGATGGCCTCGACGTAGACGAACTGCTGGCGGCGACGGAAGGCAATATCGCGAGTGGGCCGGCGGAACACGCATCCGACTCGACCCCCGCGGCACCCACGGACGACTACGCCTCGGACGGCGGGGCGGCCGCAGTCGAGGGTGGCGGCGTCAAACAACATGGCGATCAGTCCGGTATCGTCGCCAGCGAACAGGGCGAACCCACGGAGACACCTATCGACGACATCATCGCCGAGAGCGACGCTATCGACGCCGTGCTGTTGGCGCTCCCGAACCTCGAACACGACTTCATCCCGCGCGTGGCTGAGCGCTTCGCCGAGGCCGACTACGAGGGCGTCATGATTGACGTGCTCAAACGCTCCCGCGTCATCGGCATGCTCGACGACCGCGAGGACCTGCTGAAAGCGTCCGGCATCACGTTCGTCTGCGGGGCCGGCGCGACCCCCGGCTTCCTCACCGGCGCGGCGGCACTCGCCGCCCAGTCCTTCGTCGAAGTCGAGGAGGTCGAGATCTGGTGGGGCGTCGGCCTCAAGTCCGGCTACGAGGACAACCGGGGGACGGTCCGGGAAGACATCGCCCATCTCGACGGCTACGACATCGAGACGGCCAGGGAGATGAGCGAAGCCGAAATCGAGGCACTCATCGACGAGCACGACGGCGTGCTGGAGTTCCACGACATGGAACACGCCGACGACGTGCTGCTGGAGCGGGCCGGCATCTGTGACGCCGAGGACGTCCACGTCGGCGGCGTCCTCGACGTTCGCTCCGACGAGAAACCGACCACCACGACGGTCAGCGTGACTGGCACGACATTCGACGGGGAGACGGGGACGAACACCTTCGAACTGGACGACGTGACCAGCATGGAGGCCAACGTCAACGGCCCGGCGCTTGGCTACCTGAAAGCCGGCGTCCGGAACAACCGCGCCGGGCACTACGGCGTGTTCGGCCCCGCCGATCTGATGCCCGGCTTCTGAGACCGCCTGATTCTGCTTTTCATGACTCACGGCTTCGACTTGAACGACCGACTCGAACAGCGTGACGCACAGAACCTCCGCCGGCATCTGGAAGTCGCCGAGTCCGTCTCGGCTCGGACCCGCTTTGCCGACGACCCGAAAGGCGAACCACCGGAGTTCGGCGACGAAGCCGTCGTCTTCGCCTCGAACAACTACCTCGGGCTGGCCGACGACAGCCGGGTCCAGCGAGCGGCGGAACTGGGCGCACGGACCGTCGGCACCGGCGCGGGGGCTTCGCGGCTGGTCACCGGCGACACGCAGGTCCACCGGGCGCTGGAACGCGACCTCGCAGCCTCGAAAGGGGCCGAGCGAGCGTTGGTGTTCTCGTCAGGCTACGCGGCCAACATCGGGACTATCGACGCGCTGTCACCAGACATTGTCTTTTCAGACGAGCTGAACCACGCCTCGATTATCGACGGCTGTCGCGTCGGAGCCAGCGAGACAGTCGTCTACGACCACTGTGACCCGGACGACTTGCGAGCAAAGATGGACACGCGAGCGGCCGATGTCGGCGGAGACGAACAGTGGCTCGTCGTCACAGACTCCGTGTTCTCGATGGACGGAGACATCGCGCCGCTATCGGCCATCTGTGACGCCGTCGACGAGTACGGCGCGTGGTTGATGATCGACGAGGCGCACGCGACCGGGCTGTTCGGCGACACCGGCGGCGGTGTCGTCCAGCGCGAGGGGCTGAGCGACCGCGTCGATGTGCAGTTGGGTACGCTCTCGAAGGCATTGGCGAGCCAGGGCGGCTATATCGCTGGCGACGAGGTGCTTATCGAGTATCTGCTGAACGCCGCGCGGTCGTTCGTCTTCTCGACGGGGCTATCCCCACCGAACGCCGCGGCGGCCCGCGAAGCGCTGCGAATCGCTCGCGAGACCGACCGCGCGGCGGAACTCTGGGACACTGTGGCCACGCTCCGGGACGGACTGGAGACGATGGGCTACGAGGTGCTCGGCGAGACGCATATCCTCCCAGTCGTCGTCGGTGACCGCGGGGACGCGCTGGAACTGGCCGACAGACTCCGCGACCACGGTATCGTCGCGCCTGCGATCCGACCGCCGACAGTGCCCGAGGGCACCTCTCGTATCCGGGTCGCGCCGATGGCGACACACACCGCCGACGACATCGCGCAGTGTCTCGACGCCTTCCGAACCGCCGGTACAGAGGTGGGCGTGCTATGAGCGATACGAGCGAGGATTCGGGCCTTGACCGCGGGACTGGCCGCATCGCGGAGGACGGCGTGTTTGTCGTCGGCACCGACACCGGCGTCGGCAAGACGGTCGTGACTGCCGGG
The genomic region above belongs to Haloarcula hispanica ATCC 33960 and contains:
- a CDS encoding cytochrome c oxidase subunit 3, whose amino-acid sequence is MAGSTETATEHAADNGHEHRSRWPLIAAIGAASLYLGVGLVFVGLDLVPSVVPVVLGGAGAVGLLAGLAGWANEAFIADYVRNRRDSDSDLYATTMILFLVSDVATFSAGFVYYAFIRTGSWPPAHLPPLLGSLVVINTALLLASSVTLHYGHEALERGNRQRFLGLLGVTLALGVVFLAGQVYEYYEFVAVEGFSIGSGAFGSAFYGLTGLHGLHVALGVLLLAIAFARALRGHYAPERDTAIRTTSLYWHFVDLVWVFLVVVLYVGAAL
- the bioB gene encoding biotin synthase BioB, whose protein sequence is MVYETGNQTVDDAVARVLDGERLDRRDGLALIAQPVDDLAAGADYVRTQLGDDTVDACSIVNAKAGNCAEDCGFCAQSVHFDTGIDNYGFLGPEKILEAAKRAERDGAQRFGIVVAEKGVSKENRPEEWEEVLEAIRLVRDETDVEVDASLGILTEEEAAILADEGLNHYNHNIETSPRYFPEVVQTHTFEKRVETLRVAKDAGMDLCAGVILGMGESPTDRVDAAMALQDIGISSLPVNILNPVAGTPMAEQGLPDITTEEVVKTIAVYRLLHPESRVRLTGGREVNLDTDGQVAALEAGADGILTGDYLTTEGQTAADDLEIMEEAGLEPNTEANEFDPEAVKERAADETEAETAAGTAQTKSELKSDD
- a CDS encoding DUF6789 family protein, with the protein product MLNRAIVEGTALAVLALSVLLLWLRERQKARPESDGGYTTREEIEFEIGRLQSEVSRWLTTTDHRDIGLLYIAFGTAAGLWGGVDAMMLRTELLTPPADIWTPETYNALFTTHGLTMLIFFVLPVFFGIGNYVLPLLIGADDMAFPRVNAIGFWLLPPALIMVRMGLMIQVLGQVLNLVLPANAIRFFLTMREVSIGWTLYAPLSVQQPNPQIDLLLLGLHLSGIATTVGAINFITTIVYERGEGVTWANLDIFSWNMLVTSGIALFAFPLLGSALVMLLLDRNLATTFFATEGGGAILWQHLFWFWGHPEVYILFLPATGLMSLILPKFVGRKLFGYQFIVYSTLGLGVLSFGVWAHHMFTTSADPRVKLSFMAVSIAIAVPSAIKVFNWITTMWEGNIRLTAPFILCAGGIGTFIIGGVTGVFLAVIPIDILYHGTYYVVGHFHLIVVGIIPFLMIAASYYWYPLITGRWYDTRMARFQALLIVFGSFVTFMTLLVIGGLGLPRRQAIYPPEYQFAQQIATVGGYIIGLSALLWLYNMLVSYWRGTPVSTTDPWGLKATSQFTREWQWFEQHMMNKYDMEPTEPETTRRSYAPEAEPTGLAGGVGTVAETVSRNAWMAAAGGFVGTVLMSGGLITAILIGVLDPVSFSEIAELVGLPASPAIGAVLFLVGGTVTWPLLFLAFSDYLPGRLLFETGLVFATLISSGFAIAFYTGQSGLAFVGYLTFVLVSHWAYGIGLTVTFQYLKSDETLRTQTDGGG
- a CDS encoding saccharopine dehydrogenase family protein codes for the protein MDDIHFAVLGTGGIGRRTLEVSQHKDGLTAVAACDRNGVALDHDGLDVDELLAATEGNIASGPAEHASDSTPAAPTDDYASDGGAAAVEGGGVKQHGDQSGIVASEQGEPTETPIDDIIAESDAIDAVLLALPNLEHDFIPRVAERFAEADYEGVMIDVLKRSRVIGMLDDREDLLKASGITFVCGAGATPGFLTGAAALAAQSFVEVEEVEIWWGVGLKSGYEDNRGTVREDIAHLDGYDIETAREMSEAEIEALIDEHDGVLEFHDMEHADDVLLERAGICDAEDVHVGGVLDVRSDEKPTTTTVSVTGTTFDGETGTNTFELDDVTSMEANVNGPALGYLKAGVRNNRAGHYGVFGPADLMPGF